The following DNA comes from Cedecea neteri.
AGCAGCGATTTGTCCGCCAGCGCGAAGTCGAGCAGAATTTCAGACGGCAGCGTGCGCATCTGGCTGCCCTGCAGGTAGAACTGCCCGACAAACGTCTCCACCACTTCGCTAAGTTCGGTGCCTGCCGGCACTTTCGGGAAGTAGCTGCGGCTGCCAAGAACTTTGCCCTGGCGAATGAACAAGACGTGCACGCAAGCCATGCCTGCATCAAAGGAGACGCCAATAACATCCAGATCGTCGCCAGTGTTGGAGACAAACTGTTTTTCGGTAATACGTCGGACCGCCTGAATTTGATCGCGGATCCTCGCGGCCTCTTCAAATTCAAGATTTTTGCTCGCTGCTTCCATGCGGGAAATAAGCTGCGTCAGCACCTGATCGTCTTTCCCCGCTAAAAACAGGCGAACATAGTCCACCTGCCGGGCATAGTCCTCTTCGGTGACCAGACCTGAAACGCAGGGACCAAGGCAACGCCCGATCTGATACTGAAGGCAAGGCCGAGAGCGGTTACGGTAGACGCTGTTTTCACACTGGCGAACCGGAAAGACCTTCTGCAGCAGCGCCAGAGTTTCTCGCACCGCATAGCCATTAGGAAACGGACCAAAGTATTCGCCCTTCGCGTGCTTCGCGCCGCGGTGCATCGCCAGTCGTGGATGGCTGTCGGCGCTCAGGAAGATAAAGGGATAGGATTTATCGTCTCGCAGCAACACGTTGTAACGCGGCTGATAAAGCTTGATGTAGTTGTGCTCGAGCAGCAGAGCCTCGGTTTCCGTGTGGGTCACCGTGACATCAATATGCTGGATCAACGCCACCAGCGCCTCTGTTTTACGGCTGGACAGATTTGTGCGGAAGTAGCTGGAGAGGCGTTTCTTCAGGTCTTTAGCTTTGCCGACATAGATAACTGTGCCGCCGGCATCGTACATGCGGTAGACGCCGGGCTGGCTGGTTACCGTCTTAAGAAAAGCCAGGGAATCAAAAGGTTCACTCACTGCTGATTAACGTCTCCGCATTGAATAACCCATGGCGAATAGCCAGGTGCGTTAGCTCCACGTCACCGCTGATATTCAGTTTACTAAACATGCGGTAGCGGTAGCTGTTCACCGTTTTAGGGCTGAGATTAAGCTGTTCAGAGATCTCATTGACCTTCTGGCCTTTAGTGATCATCAGCATAATCTGTAATTCTCGCTCAGACAAACTGGCAAACGGGGATTCCGCTTCCGGCGCTATCTGGCTTAAGGCCATCTGCTGGGCAATATCTGAAGCGATGTAACGCTGGCCCGCATTGACGGAACGGATGGCGTTCACCACGTCCTGAGGCGCCGCCCCCTTGCTTAAATAACCTGCCGCGCCGGCCTGCATCACTTTTGCAGGCAGCGGGTTCTCGGTGTGGATAGTCAACATGATAACTTTGATATCTGAAGAGTAGCGGGCAATTTTGCGGGTGGCTTCAAGGCCACCGATCCCCGGCATATTCATATCCATTAACACGACATCGACCGGGTTACTGCGGCACCATTTGATGGCATCCTCACCGCAGTTCACTTCACCCGAGACTTTGATGCCTTTAATCTCTTCCAGAATGCGTCGTATCCCTGCGCGCACCAGTTCGTGGTCATCAACAAGAAGAACGTTGATCAAAGGGCTATTCTCCAGAAAGGGATAACGCTGCTGATAGCTAATTGGGCATATATTAACGTTTTTCCGGCAACATTAAAATCCAAATTGCGGTCAGCACATTCTGTTAACATTAAAGAAGAATATATCTTTACTTTCGACCTTGTTTCTGCGGCATACATCAAGTTTCAACCCATGACTCGAACGCTATTATTCACTGACTAAAAAACAGCTAATTATCAAAATGCGACAATCATCAAGAATAAAAACCTTATTCTCTCGCCTTATTTAACGTTAGTTAAACGAGAGTGAAACAATCTGTTTTTAATTCTTCCCAGTGCCCCGAGAATAACCTCCGGCAATATTGTTTATTACCGTAAACAGTCAGGCGCATTCTCATTCGTCGAACATGAATAACTCTGATGAATGTTATGGTATACTCCGCCGCCTTATGAATATCACTGTGCATAATGGCAGCGTACTAACTAAGCATTGAGGAAAGTAAATGAGCACTCCAGATTTTTCCACCGCCGAACACACTCGTGAACTGGCACAAGAAGTTACCTGTCTGAAGACGCTGTTAACCCTGATGCTGCAGGCTATGGGCCAGGCTGATGCGGGCCGCGTTATCCTGAAAATGGAAAAGCAGATCGCTCAACTGGAAGACCCAACTCAGGCCGAAGTATTCAGTAATACCGTTAAGCAAATTAAACAGGCTTACCGTCAATAAGCCGAGGGCGGCTGGCTGAATCCGGGTTCACCAGCCGTCAGCGCCACACGCAACACTCGCCCTCCAGGTTCAGATAATCCCCAACGCCGCCGCATAACAGGCTATCTGCGTCTTGTTTGGCGCATTGAATTTCTTCTGCATATTCTTCTGATGGAAGTTCACCGTGTTCTCAGAAATGGACAGGATAATCGCAATTTCTGCCGACGTTTTCCCTTCTCCCGTCCACTGGAGAATCTCTTTTTCACGCCTACTCAGCTTCATGTCGATCATTTCAACCGACGGGTCATCCAGGCGGTTTAACGTCGCCATACTCAGCTCAGCCAGGTAGTCCAGCCGCAGCCCAAGCTCATCTTCCGCAACCATTTCCGTGCGGATATTTGAGCGCGAAACGGAAAGAAAACCGGCCGTACGGTTAGGCGCCATGACGCAGTGTGTCCGCCCAGTTGCGAGACCGTGATCGCGTGCGGCATCCCACAGCTCACGAGCCTCAGCAAACAACGCATCGCTCCAGATTATTTCACCGCGCATGAAATTAGATTGTTTCAATACCGGGTCAATAGCAAAATAGTTTTCTGTGACATACCACTCTAGCCATTTTTGCGGGTAAGAACTCTGCAATGATAATTTAGGCCGCGTGAAAGGCACCGGATGCCGAACACACAGTGAAAAATAATCAAAACCCAGACATTGAGTTTGTTGTTGAACTAAAGTTTGTAATTCGCTGGCTTCAGTAATTGACAGGAAAAGTTCGAGTGCTTCCCGTCGCCAGCTAAAAAAGTCACGTTCCAGCATTATATCTGGCGGCTCTCCTGGCGCTAAAAAGTAATTCATTAATAGAATGTAATAAGCTAACACATTTATTAAAGTAATTAATGTGATTTATTGTCTTTCCGCCACAATTCTTCGGTTTTTACATATGTAAGGAAAAATTTACTGGAGCTATGTATGGTTAAATCTTCGTTTTCTTCTCTCCTTACTACAATGACCCAGGATCTCGAGCTGGAAACGCCCCAGCCATCCGTAAGCGTGGTGGGTCGAGGGGAGCTCAGCTCGCGCTTTCCTGTGACCGAACTCGCCACGGCCAGCCTCGCGACGGCGGGTTTTGCACTGCGTGCACTTCTCTCTCGCCCGGATACACCGCTTTATGTGGATCAACGTCTGGGCTCATATTGGTTTTCAGGTAGCCATTTCCCCGTGAACCGTGCTCCCGCCGCGCTGTGGGATGAATTTGCCGGGGATTATGCCACGCAAGACGGCTGGATCCGCCTGCATACAAATGCGCCACATCATCGCCAGGCGATGGAAAGCGTGCTGGGAGTGAGCAAGGATAAAACAGCTCTCGCCCAGCGCGTTGCCACGTGGAGTAAAATCGAACTCGAAGCCGCGATCGTTGCCGCAGGTGGATGTGCAGCGGCGATGCTAACCCACGACGAATGGCTGAAACATCCGCACGGGAAAACCGTTGCGGCAGAGCCGTTGTTCTGGCAGCAGTTCCACGCCGAAGCGCCCCGCACAACGCTGAAACTATCACCTGCACGCCCGCTGGCAGGCCTCCGGGTGCTGGATCTCACCCGTATTATTGCCGGCCCGGTTGCCACCCGATTTTTGGCCGGGCTGGGGGCACAGGTGCTGCGCCTTGATCCACCCGGTTGGGAAGAACCCACGCTTGTCGAGGAAGTCACTCTCGGAAAAAAATGCGCGACGCTCGATCTCAGGTCTGTCGCAGGCCGGGAGAAATTTAAAATCCTGCTTGCGAAAGCGAATGTCCTGGTGCACGGCTACCGCGCGGATGCGCTCGAATCATTAGGGTTTGATACCGAAACCCTGCAGGCTTTATCTCCGGGGCTGGTAGACGTGTCGCTCAACGCCTGGGGATGGCACGGACCATGGCGCAATCGCAGAGGTTTTGACAGCCTGGTCCAGATGTCCAGCGGTATAGCCGAGGCAGGTATGCGCTGGAAAAACGCCGGGCGGCCTTATCCGCTTCCCGTTCAGGCACTGGATCACGCCACGGGTTACCTAATCGCGGCGGCAGTGCTAAAAGGTCTACATGTTCGGCATGTGCAAAATCAGGGCTATAGCGCACGCCTGTCGCTCGCCCGAACGGCCGCTTTATTAATGTCGCATCCGGCTGGCGTTCAGTCGGGGCTTGCCGCTCCCGGCCCGCATGATTTTCAGTCAGGGATGGAATGGTCAGCTTTTGGGCTTGGAAACCGGTTAAAATTTCCACTGAGGCTGGCAGGCACGCCGGTTATCTGGGCGACGCCACCGATGCCTCTCGGCTCGGCGGACGCCGCCTGGGAGTGAAACCGGCGTCATCAACGCGGCTTACTGGGTCAGAAACTTCTCGAGGAACTGCCGGGTACGCGGCTGCTGTGGGCTGGCGAAAAGCGCTTTTGCCGGCCCCTGCTCCACAATTTTGCCCTGATCCATGAAGATTGCGCGGTCGGCTACGTCACGGGCGAAACTCATTTCATGGGTCACAATCACCATCGTGCGCTTCTCCTCAGCCAACTGGCGGATAGTATTCAGCACTTCCCCCACCAGTTCCGGGTCGAGCGCCGATGTTGGTTCATCGAACAAGATAACTTCCGGTCGCATAGCCAGCGCACGGGCAATTGCCACCCGCTGCTGCTGCCCGCCCGACAGGCGGCGCGGGTAGCTGTTCTCTTTCCCGCTTAAGCCCACTTTCACCAGCAGTTCACGGGCGCGAGCAATGGCTTCAGCTTTCGGCTCGCCTTTAACGATGACCGGGCCTTCAATAATATTTTCCAGCACCGTACGGTGTGGAAAAAGATTGAAGCTCTGGAACACAAACCCCACCTGCTGGCGCAGCGCACGAATTTTCTCTTTTTGCTTTGCCAGCGACTGCCCGGCATCAATCGTGATATCACCCACCTGAATCGTGCCGCTGTCCGGCTCTTCCAGCAGGTTAATACTGCGCAACAGCGTGGTTTTTCCAGAGCCGCTCGGGCCGATAATAGCCACCACTTCACCGGGCTTCACGTCCAGATCAATGCCGTGCAGCACCGTCTGTCCGTGGAATTTTTTCACCAGTTTTTTTACGTCAATGGCGCTCATTTCGGCTCCCTGTCCTGGCGATTAAGCCGGTTTTCGAAATAGTTCTGCAGCGTGGAGAGCACCGTCGCCATCACCCAGTAGACCAGCGATGCGGCGAGATACATGGTGAACACTTCCAGCGTGCGGGAGGTGATCAGCTGCGCCTGACGAAACAGCTCCGGCACCTGAATGGTCGCCGCCAGCGAAGTATCCTTCACCAGGCTGATAAAGCTGTTTCCGAGCGGCGGCAGCGCCACACGGGCCGACTGCGGCAGAATCGCGCGGCGCAGCGTTTGCCACCGCGTCATCCCGATACTGGCCGCCGCTTCCCACTGGCCTTTATCAATAGAGGCAATAGCCGCCCGCAGCGTTTCAGACGCATAGGCCGCGGTGTTTAACGACAGGCCAATCATCGCCGACGGGATCGGGTCCAGCTCAATGCCAAACTGCGGCAACCCGTAATAAATCATAAACAGCTGGGCGATAAGCGGCGTCCCGCGAAAGATGGAGACATAAAAACGCGACAGCAGCGAAAAGGGCCAAAATGCCGACAGACGCATCAGCGCCAGCATAAACCCGAGGATCAGGCCAAAGAACATCCCGCCGATACTCAGCTGGAGCGTGAAAACCGCCCCTTTAAGCAGATACGGTGCTGAATCCAGCACCAGTTGCAAACTTTCTTGCATGGTGATTCCCGATAATTAAAACCTGCTCCGCGTCTTACAGATGCGGGTGGTAGGCAAACAGCGCCGGCGCCCCGCCGGTATGAATAAAGGCGATAGGCCCCTGATCCTTGAATCTTTTTTGCGCCACGCCGTCAATCAGCCCGGCCATCGCTTTGCCGGTGTAGACCGGGTCAAGCAGGATGCCTTCAAGCCTGGCCAGCAGCTTCACTGCTTCCATGCCCTCTTCATTCGGCGTGCCGTAGCCTGGCGCGAAATAGTCATCCCAGAGGATAATTTCGCTGGTCGCGCTCACCTCAAGCGACTGCGCCACAGCCTGCTGCAGGGCGACAACTTTTGGTTTTTGCTGCGCCACGGTTCTGGAAACAGTGACGCCAATCAGCTCCACGTCCGGCATCAACTGCTCAAGGCCGACCGCCAGACCGGCATGCGTCCCCGCGCTGCCGGAGGCAACCACCACGGATGACAGGTTCACGGCGTTCTCGCACTGCTGGGCAATTTCCAGCGCGCTTTCAACATACCCCAGCGCACCTAACGCATTAGAGCCGCCGACCGGAATAACATAAGGCCGGAACCCCTGCGCTTCCAGGCGCGTAGCCACCGCTTCCAGTTGCTTATCCGGGGCGTTCAGCGCCTCGCACATTTCGACTTCAACATTGAACAGATCAACCAGCAGACGGTTGCCGTTGGTCAGGTAGTTTTCGGCTTTTGTCCCGATAGGGTTTTCAAGCAGCGCCACGCAATGTAGCCCAAGCTTTGCCGCCACCGCTGCCGTCTGGCGCACGTGGTTAGACTGGATAGCGCCGGCAGTGACCAGCGTATCAGCGCCTTCCCGCAGCGCGTCTGCGGCTAAAAACTCAAGCTTGCGCAGCTTGTTGCCGCCCATCGCCATCGGCGTCACATCATCACGTTTAATATAAATTTCACGGCCAAGATAGTCCGAAAAGCGCGGCAAATACTCCAGCGGCGTCGGCGCGCCAATAAATTCCAGACGAGGAAAACGCGTTAGGTGATGCAGTGACATAGGGCCTCCTGAGCCGATATCAATATCCAGTTTTATTATGCACCAGAGAGACGACTTCATTCTCTGGGGTAAATAAAAAAAGGTGCTGAAATCAGCACCTTTTCACTGTGATATCGGGTTACTTAGTGACGTCCGCCCCGAACCATTTATCGGACAGCTTAGCCAGAGATCCGTCTTTCTGCATCTCAGCGATGGCTGCGTCGATGGCTTTCAGCAGATCTTCATTGCCTTTACGTACGGCAACGCCAGCTTCCTGACGGGAGAACGCATCCCCCGCTACCGCCAGCGTGTTGTTGGTTTTCTTCACCAGATCCAGCGCGGCGAGGCGGTCAACCAGAATCGCGTCAATACGGCCCACGCGCAGATCCTGATATTTAGTTGGGTCATCATCGTAGGTACGGATATCTACGCCTGGCACGTTTTCACGCAGCCACTGTTCGTAGTTAGTCCCGAGGCCCACGCCCACTTTTTTGCCCTTCAGGTCAGCCGCAGTTTTAATGCTGCCTTCGTTGCCTTTTTTCACCAACGCCTGAATACCGGAAATGGTGTAAGGGGTGGAGAAGTCGTATTTTTTCTTACGTTCGTCGGAAATGGTGACCTGGTTAATCACCACGTCAATGCGTTTAGAATCTAAAGACGCCAGCATGCCGTCCCACTTGGTCGGCTTCAGCGCGGCTTTTACGCCCAGGTGCTGAGCCAGCTGTTCGGCAAACTCAACTTCAAAGCCGGTCAGCTTGCCGTCATCGCCCTGGAAACTGAACGGCGGATAAGTGCCTTCCAGCCCCACCAGCAGCGTGCCGCGCTCTTTCACTTTATTCAGAAGATTTTCAGCCGCGAAGGTTTTCACGCTTGCGCCGGCCACCAGAGCAACGGCCAGCACGCCCATCAGCGCCTGACGCCCCATCATTTTTAATTTCATGTTTACCCCGATTATTTACATTTTTTGTAGTGTAGCGGGCGGCTTCGGGATATATCAAAACCAGTCCGCTACAACTTATGCAAATTTAGTATATATCGGAGGTTGCGCTAATTTCCTGGCGCGAGATCGCATGTCCCTGCACCTGAAATTGCCAGTATTTGCGTAATGCGATGCGGTAATTATTGGTGCTGGTACGGGGCAACCAGGCGTCCAGCGTCTCGTCCAACAGGCCTTGCAGCGAGGCGGGAAGCGGGACTTTATGCTCGCTCAAATGGTTCCCCAGGCGGCGCAGACGAACCACGTATTCACGAATCGTCCCGTGGCTCATTTCAGTCTGCTCAAACAGATACTGTTTAAAGCCAATAATATCGAAGTAATTGTTTTGTTCTTTGCAGTGCAAATCACCGCAAAAACGACACAGCGCCATCCACTCTTTCTGCTCGATAAGCCAGGTAGCTTCATCAATAAGCGTATCAAGTTGAGCTATGGTGGCTTTATTGATAATTACCCCGCTGCGCGTGAGCGTGATGCGGTCGAGCAGCTTACTGCAATGTGCACAATGTGTCTGGGTGTGTTTGAAATCTTTGAGATAGCGGCTTAATGGCCGTCTTTTTGACTGCTGCACCGTCATGATAATTCCCAGGTCGTCAGATAATTGTGCGGCACTCCCTACAACTTACCCAGTTTGGTGCGCAAACGCTTGATCGCCTGGCTATGCAACTGGCTAACCCGTGACTCACCCACATCAAGCACCGCGCCAATCTCTTTGAGATTCAGCTCTTCCTGGTAATAGAGCGTCAGCACCAGTTGTTCGCGTTCCGGTAAAGCCTCAATGGCTTCCATTACGCGCTGGCGAAGATTGCTGTCCAGTAATTGCTGTAGCGGGTTTGCCTGCTGGTGCTCCTCGGTGACCAGTTCAATGCTATCGCCATGCTCTTCCCGCCACTCGTCATAAGAGAAGAGTTGGCTGTTATTGGTGTCGAGCAACATCTGGCGATACTCTTCGAGCGGGATGTCCAGTCGCTCCGCGACTTCCGTCTCGGTAGCGTTACGCCCCAGCTCTTGCTCCAGTTGACCAATCGCCTGTGCCACACCGCGAGCGTTACGCCTGACGCTTCGCGGCACCCAATCACGGCTGCGCAACTCATCAAGCATCGCCCCACGGATGCGCTGCACCGCGTAGGTAGTAAATGCCGTTCCCTGCAGGGCATCGTAACGTTCGACTGCATTCAACAACCCGATGCCGCCTGCCTGTAGCAGATCGTCGAGCTCCACACTCGCCGGCAGACGTACCTGCAGGCGCAATGCTTCGTGACGCACAAGCGGTACATAACGCTGCCACAGCGAGTGTTTATCCATTACACCTTCAGCGGTATACAGTGAATTCACGATAAACAGCCCTGCGTTAGTTGAGTTATCGGCATGATTATCCGTTTCTGCAGGGGTTTTAATCGGATGAATAGTGGGTGAAATGGGGGGTTATTTGGAGGTTATGAAGAAATAAACCCCTCGAAATTTAACCATAAAGTATGGCAAATCATGTTCCGGCTTACTTAAAAGTATCAATTGGTTGTTAAATATTAACGTCACATACTATAGCGAAACCGGAGAAATTAAGCCGGAGAATCTATCCGGTAAAAAAAGGATAAAATCATCTGTTATTCCAGGCCTGATCTCTGGCCGGGTTATCATACAGTGATAAATATACGCGTCGTTTCTCTGCGGAAAGCTCCCCCTGCCGCCAGGCGAAGCAGATTACAAGACAGGTCATTTACATGAACATTTTAATTACGGCTATAGGGTCAATGTCTGCACCAGCCGTGATAAATGCGCTGAAACGCGCATCCCACACCGTCATTGGGTGTGATATTTATCCTGAACAATGGGTGTATGCTTCTCGTCTGGTCGACAATTTTGTACAGGTTCCCCGTGCAACGGATAGCCAGGCTTTTATAGAAAGTATCAATGCAATTTGCGACCAACATCGCATTGAAGCCATCATCCCGCTGACCGATGTCGAAGTGGACGCGCTTTCTGATGCCCGCGGTAAACTGTGTTCATCCGCCACGCTGGCGCTGATGGCCGCGGATGCCATTACGCTCGCCAGGGACAAACTGACCTGGAGTAAACAATTTGCACATAACGGCATTTTTCTTCCACTGCCTGCCGTCGCACTTGCCGAGTCACACGAGCTTGCATTTGGTTTCCCGGTCATTCTCAAACAAAGGCATGGCCGCAGCAGCGAAGGGCTTCGCCGCGTGGAGACCGAAGCCGAACTGATTGAGCTACGTCAGCGGCTGAACGGCAACGACTGGATTGTCCAGCCGTATCTGCCAGGAGATGTTCACGTCATTGATATTGTCCGGCAGCGCGAGTCCGGCGAATGGGTGGGCGTTGCCCGCAAAGAGCTATTGCGCACCGCGAACGGGGCCGGATTAACCGTTGAAATCCTCCAGGATGATGGGCTGCTCGCCAAAGCGGCAGAAGTTGCCAGGCTGCTCGACCTGAACGGCTGCATCAATATTGAATTTATGCGCCACCCCACCGGGGATTACCTGATGGACATAAACCCCCGCTTTTCCGCTGGGGTCGAATTTTCGGTCATGGCAGGCTACGACATGATTACCAATCATCTCCATTGTTTCACCCGCCAGCCTATACAACCAGCCGTTGTCGTACAAAATGCCGTTTTTACGCGCCACTACGTCGCTGAGAAATC
Coding sequences within:
- the uvrY gene encoding UvrY/SirA/GacA family response regulator transcription factor; protein product: MINVLLVDDHELVRAGIRRILEEIKGIKVSGEVNCGEDAIKWCRSNPVDVVLMDMNMPGIGGLEATRKIARYSSDIKVIMLTIHTENPLPAKVMQAGAAGYLSKGAAPQDVVNAIRSVNAGQRYIASDIAQQMALSQIAPEAESPFASLSERELQIMLMITKGQKVNEISEQLNLSPKTVNSYRYRMFSKLNISGDVELTHLAIRHGLFNAETLISSE
- the dcyD gene encoding D-cysteine desulfhydrase — translated: MSLHHLTRFPRLEFIGAPTPLEYLPRFSDYLGREIYIKRDDVTPMAMGGNKLRKLEFLAADALREGADTLVTAGAIQSNHVRQTAAVAAKLGLHCVALLENPIGTKAENYLTNGNRLLVDLFNVEVEMCEALNAPDKQLEAVATRLEAQGFRPYVIPVGGSNALGALGYVESALEIAQQCENAVNLSSVVVASGSAGTHAGLAVGLEQLMPDVELIGVTVSRTVAQQKPKVVALQQAVAQSLEVSATSEIILWDDYFAPGYGTPNEEGMEAVKLLARLEGILLDPVYTGKAMAGLIDGVAQKRFKDQGPIAFIHTGGAPALFAYHPHL
- the tcyN gene encoding L-cystine ABC transporter ATP-binding protein TcyN, encoding MSAIDVKKLVKKFHGQTVLHGIDLDVKPGEVVAIIGPSGSGKTTLLRSINLLEEPDSGTIQVGDITIDAGQSLAKQKEKIRALRQQVGFVFQSFNLFPHRTVLENIIEGPVIVKGEPKAEAIARARELLVKVGLSGKENSYPRRLSGGQQQRVAIARALAMRPEVILFDEPTSALDPELVGEVLNTIRQLAEEKRTMVIVTHEMSFARDVADRAIFMDQGKIVEQGPAKALFASPQQPRTRQFLEKFLTQ
- the sdiA gene encoding transcriptional regulator SdiA — translated: MLERDFFSWRREALELFLSITEASELQTLVQQQTQCLGFDYFSLCVRHPVPFTRPKLSLQSSYPQKWLEWYVTENYFAIDPVLKQSNFMRGEIIWSDALFAEARELWDAARDHGLATGRTHCVMAPNRTAGFLSVSRSNIRTEMVAEDELGLRLDYLAELSMATLNRLDDPSVEMIDMKLSRREKEILQWTGEGKTSAEIAIILSISENTVNFHQKNMQKKFNAPNKTQIACYAAALGII
- a CDS encoding ATP-grasp domain-containing protein gives rise to the protein MNILITAIGSMSAPAVINALKRASHTVIGCDIYPEQWVYASRLVDNFVQVPRATDSQAFIESINAICDQHRIEAIIPLTDVEVDALSDARGKLCSSATLALMAADAITLARDKLTWSKQFAHNGIFLPLPAVALAESHELAFGFPVILKQRHGRSSEGLRRVETEAELIELRQRLNGNDWIVQPYLPGDVHVIDIVRQRESGEWVGVARKELLRTANGAGLTVEILQDDGLLAKAAEVARLLDLNGCINIEFMRHPTGDYLMDINPRFSAGVEFSVMAGYDMITNHLHCFTRQPIQPAVVVQNAVFTRHYVAEKSFTG
- the uvrC gene encoding excinuclease ABC subunit UvrC; the protein is MSEPFDSLAFLKTVTSQPGVYRMYDAGGTVIYVGKAKDLKKRLSSYFRTNLSSRKTEALVALIQHIDVTVTHTETEALLLEHNYIKLYQPRYNVLLRDDKSYPFIFLSADSHPRLAMHRGAKHAKGEYFGPFPNGYAVRETLALLQKVFPVRQCENSVYRNRSRPCLQYQIGRCLGPCVSGLVTEEDYARQVDYVRLFLAGKDDQVLTQLISRMEAASKNLEFEEAARIRDQIQAVRRITEKQFVSNTGDDLDVIGVSFDAGMACVHVLFIRQGKVLGSRSYFPKVPAGTELSEVVETFVGQFYLQGSQMRTLPSEILLDFALADKSLLADSLSELAGRKVNVQTKPRGDRARYLKLARTNAATALVTKLSQQSTIHQRLKALAEVLNLPEVKRMECFDISHTMGEQTVASCVVFDSNGPLRAEYRRYNITGITPGDDYAAMNQVLRRRYGKAIEESKIPDVILIDGGKGQLGQAKAVFAELDVPWDKHHPLLLGVAKGSDRKAGLETLFFEPEGEGFSLPPDSPALHVIQHIRDDSHDHAISGHRKKRAKVKSTSSLETIEGIGPKRRQMLLKYMGGLQPLINASIEEIAKVPGISQALAEKIYYSLKH
- the tcyJ gene encoding cystine ABC transporter substrate-binding protein codes for the protein MKLKMMGRQALMGVLAVALVAGASVKTFAAENLLNKVKERGTLLVGLEGTYPPFSFQGDDGKLTGFEVEFAEQLAQHLGVKAALKPTKWDGMLASLDSKRIDVVINQVTISDERKKKYDFSTPYTISGIQALVKKGNEGSIKTAADLKGKKVGVGLGTNYEQWLRENVPGVDIRTYDDDPTKYQDLRVGRIDAILVDRLAALDLVKKTNNTLAVAGDAFSRQEAGVAVRKGNEDLLKAIDAAIAEMQKDGSLAKLSDKWFGADVTK
- a CDS encoding CoA transferase, with translation MVKSSFSSLLTTMTQDLELETPQPSVSVVGRGELSSRFPVTELATASLATAGFALRALLSRPDTPLYVDQRLGSYWFSGSHFPVNRAPAALWDEFAGDYATQDGWIRLHTNAPHHRQAMESVLGVSKDKTALAQRVATWSKIELEAAIVAAGGCAAAMLTHDEWLKHPHGKTVAAEPLFWQQFHAEAPRTTLKLSPARPLAGLRVLDLTRIIAGPVATRFLAGLGAQVLRLDPPGWEEPTLVEEVTLGKKCATLDLRSVAGREKFKILLAKANVLVHGYRADALESLGFDTETLQALSPGLVDVSLNAWGWHGPWRNRRGFDSLVQMSSGIAEAGMRWKNAGRPYPLPVQALDHATGYLIAAAVLKGLHVRHVQNQGYSARLSLARTAALLMSHPAGVQSGLAAPGPHDFQSGMEWSAFGLGNRLKFPLRLAGTPVIWATPPMPLGSADAAWE
- the fliA gene encoding RNA polymerase sigma factor FliA — encoded protein: MNSLYTAEGVMDKHSLWQRYVPLVRHEALRLQVRLPASVELDDLLQAGGIGLLNAVERYDALQGTAFTTYAVQRIRGAMLDELRSRDWVPRSVRRNARGVAQAIGQLEQELGRNATETEVAERLDIPLEEYRQMLLDTNNSQLFSYDEWREEHGDSIELVTEEHQQANPLQQLLDSNLRQRVMEAIEALPEREQLVLTLYYQEELNLKEIGAVLDVGESRVSQLHSQAIKRLRTKLGKL
- the fliZ gene encoding flagella biosynthesis regulatory protein FliZ produces the protein MTVQQSKRRPLSRYLKDFKHTQTHCAHCSKLLDRITLTRSGVIINKATIAQLDTLIDEATWLIEQKEWMALCRFCGDLHCKEQNNYFDIIGFKQYLFEQTEMSHGTIREYVVRLRRLGNHLSEHKVPLPASLQGLLDETLDAWLPRTSTNNYRIALRKYWQFQVQGHAISRQEISATSDIY
- the tcyL gene encoding cystine ABC transporter permease, with the protein product MQESLQLVLDSAPYLLKGAVFTLQLSIGGMFFGLILGFMLALMRLSAFWPFSLLSRFYVSIFRGTPLIAQLFMIYYGLPQFGIELDPIPSAMIGLSLNTAAYASETLRAAIASIDKGQWEAAASIGMTRWQTLRRAILPQSARVALPPLGNSFISLVKDTSLAATIQVPELFRQAQLITSRTLEVFTMYLAASLVYWVMATVLSTLQNYFENRLNRQDREPK
- a CDS encoding DUF2594 family protein, whose protein sequence is MSTPDFSTAEHTRELAQEVTCLKTLLTLMLQAMGQADAGRVILKMEKQIAQLEDPTQAEVFSNTVKQIKQAYRQ